In one Neobacillus sp. WH10 genomic region, the following are encoded:
- a CDS encoding aldo/keto reductase has protein sequence MPTSLKDTTTLHNGVKMPWMGLGVFKVTEGEEVIQSVKAAIRNGYISIDTAAIYGNEEGVGQSIRESSVPREELFITSKVWNSDQGYESTLKAFETSLNKLGLDYLDLYLIHWPGKDKYKETWKALEKLYKDGRVRAIGVSNFQIHHLEDLISSAEIKPMVNQVEYHPHLTQKELHAFCEKEGIQLEAWSPLKQGQLLNEPILVDIAHKYNKSVAQVILRWDLQNGVVTIPKSIKEHRIIENADVFDFELTSEDMEKIDGLNQDSRAGSHPDTMTVGF, from the coding sequence ATGCCAACAAGTTTAAAAGACACGACTACTTTACATAATGGTGTGAAAATGCCATGGATGGGATTAGGGGTTTTTAAAGTAACTGAAGGTGAAGAGGTTATCCAGTCCGTAAAAGCAGCTATAAGGAACGGATATATTAGTATTGACACAGCCGCTATTTATGGTAATGAAGAAGGTGTTGGCCAATCCATTAGAGAATCCAGCGTTCCTCGAGAAGAATTATTTATTACTTCAAAGGTTTGGAATTCTGATCAAGGCTATGAATCCACTTTAAAAGCTTTCGAAACCAGCCTTAACAAGCTTGGACTTGATTACTTGGATCTTTACTTAATTCATTGGCCTGGTAAAGATAAGTATAAAGAAACGTGGAAGGCTCTTGAAAAACTTTACAAAGATGGCCGCGTGCGCGCCATTGGAGTAAGTAACTTTCAGATTCATCATTTAGAGGATTTAATCAGTTCCGCGGAGATTAAACCGATGGTAAATCAGGTTGAATATCATCCACATTTAACACAAAAAGAGCTTCACGCATTTTGTGAAAAAGAAGGAATTCAACTAGAAGCATGGTCGCCTTTAAAGCAGGGGCAGCTGCTAAACGAACCGATTCTTGTAGATATTGCTCATAAATATAATAAATCCGTTGCTCAAGTCATCTTGCGCTGGGATCTTCAAAATGGAGTCGTTACGATTCCAAAATCGATTAAAGAACATCGAATTATTGAAAACGCAGATGTTTTTGATTTTGAATTAACTTCAGAAGATATGGAAAAAATCGATGGCCTAAATCAAGATAGCCGCGCAGGATCACATCCGGACACAATGACCGTAGGGTTTTAA